A genome region from Clostridium pasteurianum includes the following:
- a CDS encoding response regulator transcription factor gives MYKILLVEDDKKLCELTKEYLTMYGYEVFDIKNFKRIEEEFDEIKPDLVLLDINLPYYDGYNLCRIFRRKSKAPIIFISARSSEIEQIRGLEIGADDYITKPFSFELLLAKVQASIRRIYGEYSEDSLQVFTVNGITIDKNTFKMIHGDKSVDVTKNELKLISKLLKNVDKVVTREELLEELWDESSFVDDNTLTVNVTRVKNKLSEIGVEGAVKNKRGIGYYITFKK, from the coding sequence ATGTATAAAATTTTATTAGTAGAAGATGATAAAAAACTTTGTGAGCTTACAAAAGAATATCTTACAATGTACGGCTATGAGGTTTTTGACATAAAAAATTTTAAAAGAATAGAAGAAGAATTTGATGAAATAAAGCCAGACCTTGTTCTTCTTGATATTAATTTGCCTTATTATGATGGTTATAATTTATGTAGAATATTTAGAAGGAAATCAAAAGCACCAATAATATTTATATCTGCTAGAAGCAGTGAAATTGAGCAAATAAGAGGGCTAGAAATTGGAGCGGATGATTATATAACAAAGCCTTTTAGCTTTGAGCTTCTACTTGCCAAGGTTCAGGCATCTATTAGAAGAATATATGGTGAATATTCTGAGGATAGTCTTCAGGTTTTTACGGTTAATGGTATAACTATAGATAAAAATACTTTTAAAATGATACATGGTGATAAATCTGTAGATGTTACTAAAAATGAACTTAAACTCATAAGCAAGCTTTTAAAAAATGTAGATAAGGTTGTCACTAGAGAAGAACTTTTGGAAGAGCTTTGGGATGAGTCTTCATTTGTGGATGACAATACACTTACAGTGAATGTTACAAGAGTAAAAAATAAATTAAGTGAAATAGGGGTAGAAGGTGCTGTTAAAAATAAACGAGGCATTGGATACTATATAACGTTTAAAAAATAA
- a CDS encoding ABC transporter ATP-binding protein, producing the protein MNVLQAENITKVYGGKFEINSNNALNGISLNIEEGDFTGIMGPSGSGKTTLLNILSGIDEPTLGKVKIMGKDIANFTKDDMSIFRRENLGIISQDFNLLEDLTLEENVVLPLFIKDKVDEKSINYKVEELFKFFNIWEQKDKYPYNVSGGQQQRAAACRALITNPKIIMADEPTGNLDSKATTKFMKYMQMINENRNSTIIMVTHDSYAASFCKKVLFIKDGKAYTELYRKEGKREFFNRILDCLAIIGGETDEI; encoded by the coding sequence TTGAATGTACTTCAAGCAGAAAATATAACAAAGGTCTACGGCGGTAAGTTTGAAATTAATTCAAATAATGCTTTAAATGGAATAAGCTTAAACATTGAAGAAGGCGATTTCACTGGGATTATGGGGCCTTCTGGCAGCGGAAAAACAACTCTTTTAAACATATTAAGTGGAATAGATGAACCAACTCTTGGAAAGGTTAAAATAATGGGCAAAGATATAGCAAACTTTACAAAGGATGATATGTCTATTTTTAGAAGAGAAAATTTAGGCATTATATCTCAGGATTTTAATTTGCTTGAGGACTTGACCTTAGAAGAAAATGTTGTTTTGCCTCTTTTTATAAAAGATAAAGTTGATGAAAAAAGTATAAATTATAAGGTAGAGGAGCTTTTTAAATTTTTTAATATATGGGAGCAAAAAGATAAATATCCTTATAATGTATCAGGAGGACAGCAGCAGAGAGCAGCGGCATGTAGAGCACTAATCACAAATCCTAAAATAATAATGGCGGACGAACCAACTGGAAATTTAGATTCCAAGGCAACAACAAAATTTATGAAATATATGCAGATGATAAATGAGAATAGAAACAGCACTATAATTATGGTTACACATGATTCTTATGCGGCAAGTTTCTGCAAAAAAGTTCTTTTTATAAAGGATGGAAAAGCGTATACAGAGCTTTACAGAAAGGAAGGGAAAAGGGAATTTTTTAATAGGATATTGGATTGCCTTGCCATAATTGGTGGTGAAACAGATGAAATATGA
- a CDS encoding sensor histidine kinase, translated as MYKKILKNFLKENFLYSISFFLSAGIILFYFYVSKDLTDFFYPLILVFSIYIIFMVIQWFKYYRFNINLTRGIEKEYYDLEAATPEQKMVQEVMFKTHKEYEKEISKIEYKNSDIKYFVSQGVHNMKTPVSVINLIIQREKDNIDKEIIKNIEEENYKIKNGLEQVLNVIRLDEFSRDYEPEVVDLVSLIKSVINSRKNQFIYGNVFPKLQFNMEEALVLTDKKWSGFIIDQVVSNSIKYSKRDTKSYVYFNIIQENEKTHMIIKDEGVGIPEYDLSRVFEPFFTGENGRQFENSTGIGLYMCKKIADNLGHEISIKSELNKGTSVKITYISKVNL; from the coding sequence ATGTATAAAAAAATCCTTAAAAACTTTTTAAAGGAAAATTTTCTTTATAGTATAAGCTTTTTTTTAAGTGCTGGAATAATACTTTTTTATTTTTATGTTTCAAAGGATTTGACTGATTTTTTTTATCCGCTCATCCTTGTGTTTTCTATATATATAATCTTTATGGTTATTCAATGGTTCAAATATTATAGGTTTAATATTAATTTAACTAGAGGTATAGAAAAAGAATACTATGACCTTGAAGCAGCAACTCCGGAGCAAAAAATGGTTCAAGAAGTTATGTTTAAAACACATAAAGAATATGAAAAGGAAATAAGCAAAATAGAATATAAAAATTCGGATATAAAATATTTTGTTTCTCAAGGAGTTCACAATATGAAGACTCCAGTTTCTGTAATAAATTTAATAATTCAAAGAGAAAAAGACAATATAGATAAGGAAATTATAAAAAATATTGAAGAAGAAAATTATAAGATAAAAAATGGTTTAGAGCAGGTACTTAATGTAATAAGGCTAGATGAATTTTCGAGAGATTATGAACCAGAAGTAGTTGATCTTGTTAGTCTTATTAAGTCAGTAATAAACTCAAGGAAAAACCAGTTTATATATGGAAATGTGTTTCCTAAACTTCAATTTAATATGGAAGAGGCTTTAGTGCTTACTGATAAAAAATGGAGCGGTTTTATAATAGACCAAGTGGTTTCAAATTCAATAAAATATTCTAAAAGGGATACCAAAAGCTATGTTTATTTTAATATAATTCAGGAGAATGAGAAAACCCATATGATTATAAAAGATGAAGGGGTGGGAATACCGGAATATGATTTAAGTAGAGTTTTTGAGCCATTTTTTACAGGCGAAAATGGGAGACAGTTTGAAAATTCTACTGGCATAGGTCTTTATATGTGCAAAAAAATAGCAGATAATCTTGGACATGAAATATCTATTAAATCGGAACTAAATAAAGGCACCTCGGTTAAAATTACATACATATCTAAAGTGAATCTTTAA
- a CDS encoding MarR family winged helix-turn-helix transcriptional regulator: protein MTSLDKSVGMNINYINRKILRFLSLNLKKYNITTEQWSVLLYLLDQDGINQKQLAIKVHKDQATLVRILDILERKNLILRKKCAEDRRSFLIYGTPEGKKLKEEVYPFVESLFKKLINNISKEQLDLFINTLKTIEENIDIEEKNLNSNS from the coding sequence ATGACATCTCTCGATAAATCCGTTGGCATGAATATAAACTACATAAATAGAAAGATATTACGATTTTTGTCTTTAAATCTGAAAAAATATAATATAACCACAGAACAGTGGTCAGTGCTGCTTTATCTATTAGATCAAGATGGTATAAATCAAAAACAATTAGCCATCAAAGTTCATAAAGATCAAGCTACACTAGTAAGGATATTAGATATTCTTGAAAGAAAAAACTTAATACTACGAAAAAAATGTGCTGAAGATAGACGTTCATTTTTAATCTATGGCACACCAGAAGGAAAAAAATTAAAAGAAGAGGTATATCCTTTCGTTGAAAGTTTATTTAAAAAACTCATAAACAATATTTCAAAAGAACAACTAGATTTATTTATAAATACCCTAAAGACAATTGAAGAAAATATAGACATAGAAGAAAAGAACCTTAATTCAAACAGTTAA
- a CDS encoding FtsX-like permease family protein gives MKYEKVLFKSLKINFFKYVSFILSSGCAVMINFIYSTVILNNYIIHNNESVLINYVVSFSVIYIMMSIGIFIVYSYDNYMKWRTNEFTAFIILGITKKELKRLLLIESFLLLTTALLLGTFFGVIFSKIFFLSIVKLCKLKNVYFQITYKNYLNVLVLFFWIFMLMVYKIHSISKLLEVKEIIKYKDKPMNVKSENRKVKILISILVACAIYKKMSVSFSKSMEFYVTNIFISMVVVFLSVNPCTWFINKLIKKIRFGSYIKMKSMKSAFYTGRKLTFLLTFLSFMIISYVRINYTYNLQYKTIGNLLVVSKVNFLSFIYIFTTLLCFIIFSTTIFFNTSFSIPMMKRLYNRLFKIGITKNEFKKLIKFKLCAAFFEPLILSLIMSIVYIEISNLKFRFSFGTFLIYLVYFLLLLVGYFSAQRKYNDEILNKYSYKLYKST, from the coding sequence ATGAAATATGAGAAGGTTTTATTTAAGAGTCTAAAAATTAATTTTTTTAAGTACGTAAGTTTCATATTATCTTCTGGCTGCGCTGTAATGATAAATTTTATATACTCTACAGTGATTTTAAATAATTATATTATACATAATAATGAAAGTGTTTTGATAAATTATGTAGTAAGCTTTTCGGTAATATATATAATGATGAGTATAGGTATATTTATTGTATACTCATATGATAATTATATGAAATGGAGAACTAATGAATTTACAGCATTTATTATACTTGGAATAACCAAGAAGGAATTAAAAAGGTTACTTTTAATAGAAAGTTTTCTATTGCTTACTACAGCACTTTTATTAGGAACTTTTTTTGGTGTGATATTTTCTAAAATATTCTTTCTTTCAATAGTTAAATTATGCAAACTTAAAAATGTATATTTTCAAATTACATATAAAAATTACCTTAATGTATTGGTACTGTTTTTTTGGATATTTATGTTGATGGTTTATAAGATACACAGTATTTCAAAGCTTCTTGAGGTTAAGGAAATAATAAAATATAAAGATAAGCCTATGAATGTAAAAAGTGAAAATAGAAAAGTTAAAATTCTAATATCAATATTAGTAGCTTGTGCGATTTATAAAAAAATGTCAGTAAGCTTTTCTAAAAGTATGGAATTTTATGTTACAAATATTTTTATAAGCATGGTGGTAGTGTTTTTATCTGTTAATCCATGTACGTGGTTTATAAACAAATTAATCAAAAAAATAAGATTTGGATCATACATAAAAATGAAAAGCATGAAAAGTGCATTCTATACAGGAAGAAAGCTGACATTTCTATTGACGTTTTTAAGTTTTATGATTATATCCTATGTTAGAATAAATTACACATATAACTTGCAATATAAAACTATTGGGAATCTATTAGTTGTGAGTAAAGTGAATTTCTTGTCTTTTATATATATTTTTACTACTCTTTTGTGTTTCATTATTTTTTCAACGACAATTTTTTTTAATACTTCTTTCAGTATACCTATGATGAAAAGACTTTATAATAGGTTATTCAAAATAGGCATTACTAAAAATGAATTTAAAAAACTCATTAAATTTAAGTTGTGCGCAGCTTTTTTTGAGCCGCTTATATTAAGTTTAATTATGAGTATAGTATATATTGAGATTTCTAATTTAAAGTTTCGATTTTCTTTTGGAACATTTCTTATTTACTTAGTTTATTTTTTACTGCTTCTAGTTGGATATTTTTCCGCCCAAAGAAAATATAATGATGAAATTTTGAATAAATATTCATACAAATTGTATAAAAGTACTTGA
- a CDS encoding efflux RND transporter permease subunit, whose product MNRLTKFSLKNAFVIFLIIVLITIGGLYSAKNINMESMPNINIPVVTAVTVYPGASPEEINSDVSSPIQKSISGIAGIQDVKTTSNQNVSIVVAEFDYSADMDKAEKDVEDAVNRVKLPTSAQKTTVSRISMGSTPIMTYSIESSKGMDEITKLVNDKIEPKLSGISGVSSVDIQGTSNGDIYVNVDNDKLKSNGLTLSDVKTALQGNNISFPAGSVNIGNNTLPIQMTKKLYTIADIEAMPIAVLPNQNQVVGDAFQKVQNGMNQLGQAVGQLGQGMGQMGQSMGQLGQSMGQLGQAVGQTDQMVGGNTEAIAVLGQMQKAEAQIISEQQVLANPKLSAKDKEEAQNVISGAEAGLQAAQVQLNKIMGEQQQNSKNLSSMAKPSASSSMGNLQENSGLKNVNATSNNTEASPQVKVVYLKDVAAVTKGNVNATYFVRSNAKNSVVMNIYKTDDGNTVDIAKNVESALSDLEKSNSGVKFNKISDSSLDVKQSVDGMVREGVLGALFAVIVIALFLKNMRATVIAVISIPLSILIALILLPRFGITLNIMSLSGMAVAVGRIVDDSIVVIENIHRRILKHDTEKENVIQTAVNEVGSAITSSTITTVAVFLPLAMISGMVGKIFVPFAVTVVTCILASLLVALTVVPVLSKVMILNEKPRIEKGEGTVVRLYKKILNGALNHRVLVMSASVILFVFSLLLVKGIGIQFLPSDSSNTLNATITTSPGTSAEKTNEEAMKFEKYVSGRKDVKTIASTIGDNSSSSTSPLFIQGSNSGKFTIVLKDGVNYDKVGNEIIKKAQQMSNSKVQFSVTAKSFTSMSKDNVEILVNGNNIKDITTAADKATDALKGMSELSNVTNTLSATKPEVSVSIDSSKAAAEGLSPLQAAGMVSGMMNYTNVTTIQSGNDDINVYLGYDNKDITSLDKVKNIQLQGAQGSFNLSDIADVKVDNGPVSIAELNGNEYASVTADINIKDTNAASQKAMDKIKSLKGMPSGVTFTQNGSAKNISDSFSQMGMAILAAIFMVYMVMVVAFGEPKAPFAILFSLPFAAIGAIFALFITRQPLGIPGLIGMLMLIGIVVTNAIVLLDRVQNNRKKGMKVREALLEAGSIRIRPIFMTAIATVMALMPLAVGFSEGAVISQGLGIVVIGGLVVSTILTLIIVPVMYSILERD is encoded by the coding sequence TTGAATAGATTAACTAAATTTTCCCTAAAAAATGCTTTTGTAATATTTTTAATAATAGTACTTATTACTATTGGAGGCTTGTATTCAGCAAAGAATATAAACATGGAATCCATGCCTAATATAAATATACCAGTGGTAACAGCTGTAACCGTGTATCCAGGGGCATCACCAGAGGAAATTAACAGTGATGTATCTAGTCCAATTCAAAAATCAATTTCAGGTATTGCGGGAATACAGGATGTAAAAACTACTTCAAATCAAAATGTATCTATTGTAGTAGCTGAATTTGATTATTCAGCAGATATGGATAAAGCAGAAAAGGACGTAGAAGATGCAGTGAATAGGGTTAAACTTCCAACTTCTGCACAAAAAACCACAGTATCAAGAATAAGTATGGGAAGTACACCTATAATGACCTATTCCATAGAAAGCAGCAAGGGTATGGACGAGATAACAAAGTTGGTAAATGATAAAATAGAGCCAAAGCTCAGTGGAATTTCTGGTGTTTCCAGTGTAGATATACAAGGAACATCTAATGGTGATATATATGTAAATGTGGATAATGATAAGTTAAAAAGTAATGGACTTACACTATCAGATGTGAAAACAGCTCTTCAAGGTAATAATATATCTTTTCCAGCTGGAAGCGTTAATATAGGAAATAACACACTTCCTATACAAATGACTAAAAAGCTTTATACAATTGCTGATATAGAGGCGATGCCAATAGCGGTACTTCCAAATCAAAATCAGGTAGTTGGTGATGCTTTTCAAAAAGTGCAGAATGGAATGAATCAATTAGGACAAGCAGTTGGGCAGTTAGGACAAGGAATGGGACAGATGGGGCAGTCCATGGGGCAACTAGGACAATCCATGGGACAATTAGGTCAGGCGGTTGGGCAGACAGATCAGATGGTTGGAGGAAATACAGAGGCTATTGCTGTACTTGGACAAATGCAGAAGGCAGAGGCTCAAATAATTTCAGAGCAGCAGGTTTTAGCAAATCCAAAGTTATCGGCTAAAGATAAGGAAGAGGCACAAAACGTAATATCAGGAGCAGAAGCTGGACTTCAGGCTGCACAAGTTCAATTAAATAAAATAATGGGTGAACAGCAGCAGAATAGCAAAAATTTATCTAGCATGGCCAAACCATCAGCTTCATCATCTATGGGAAACCTACAGGAAAATAGCGGCCTAAAAAATGTAAATGCTACTTCTAATAATACAGAAGCTTCACCACAGGTAAAAGTTGTATATCTAAAGGATGTAGCAGCAGTAACAAAAGGAAATGTTAATGCGACTTATTTTGTTAGATCAAACGCTAAAAATTCTGTGGTAATGAACATTTACAAAACTGATGATGGAAATACTGTAGATATTGCAAAGAATGTGGAAAGTGCTCTTAGCGATTTGGAAAAATCCAATAGTGGGGTTAAATTTAACAAGATAAGTGATTCTTCTTTAGATGTTAAACAGTCCGTAGATGGAATGGTTAGAGAGGGAGTTTTAGGTGCACTTTTCGCAGTAATAGTTATAGCTTTGTTTTTGAAAAATATGAGAGCGACTGTAATAGCTGTGATTTCAATACCACTTTCAATACTTATAGCACTTATATTGCTACCTAGATTTGGAATAACCTTAAATATAATGTCTCTTTCAGGAATGGCAGTGGCTGTAGGTCGTATAGTAGATGATTCTATTGTTGTTATTGAAAATATTCACAGAAGAATCTTAAAACATGATACAGAAAAGGAAAATGTTATTCAAACAGCGGTAAATGAAGTTGGTTCAGCAATAACATCATCTACAATAACAACTGTTGCAGTATTTTTACCACTAGCAATGATAAGCGGAATGGTTGGAAAAATATTTGTGCCTTTTGCTGTGACTGTTGTAACATGTATTTTAGCATCTCTTCTAGTTGCACTAACGGTTGTTCCGGTGCTTAGTAAGGTTATGATATTGAATGAGAAGCCAAGAATTGAGAAGGGTGAAGGTACTGTAGTTAGGTTATACAAAAAGATATTAAATGGTGCCCTTAATCATAGAGTATTAGTTATGTCAGCTTCAGTTATATTATTTGTATTTTCACTTTTGCTTGTAAAGGGCATTGGAATTCAATTTTTACCATCAGATTCATCTAATACATTAAATGCAACGATAACTACGTCTCCAGGAACTTCAGCAGAAAAAACTAATGAAGAGGCGATGAAGTTTGAAAAATACGTATCAGGCAGGAAGGATGTAAAAACTATAGCAAGTACAATTGGAGATAACAGTTCAAGTTCAACTTCGCCTTTGTTTATTCAAGGTAGTAATTCCGGTAAATTTACTATAGTACTCAAAGATGGAGTTAACTATGATAAGGTAGGAAATGAAATAATAAAAAAAGCTCAGCAGATGTCTAACAGCAAGGTTCAATTTTCTGTCACTGCTAAAAGTTTTACTAGTATGAGCAAGGATAATGTTGAAATATTAGTAAATGGAAATAATATTAAAGATATAACTACAGCCGCCGATAAGGCAACGGATGCGCTTAAAGGTATGAGCGAACTATCCAATGTAACCAATACGCTTTCAGCAACAAAGCCAGAAGTTTCTGTTTCAATAGACAGCAGTAAGGCAGCGGCAGAGGGGCTTTCACCGCTTCAAGCAGCAGGAATGGTTAGTGGCATGATGAACTATACTAATGTGACTACAATACAATCTGGAAATGATGATATAAATGTATATTTAGGATATGACAATAAGGATATTACTTCTTTAGATAAAGTTAAAAATATTCAGCTTCAAGGAGCACAAGGGAGTTTTAACTTAAGTGATATAGCTGACGTTAAAGTTGATAATGGACCTGTAAGTATAGCTGAACTTAATGGAAATGAATATGCTTCTGTTACTGCTGATATAAATATAAAAGATACTAATGCAGCATCACAAAAAGCCATGGATAAAATAAAGTCACTTAAAGGGATGCCTAGTGGTGTTACATTTACACAAAATGGGAGTGCTAAAAATATAAGCGACAGTTTTTCACAGATGGGAATGGCAATACTTGCAGCTATATTTATGGTTTACATGGTAATGGTGGTTGCCTTTGGAGAACCTAAAGCACCTTTTGCAATATTGTTTTCGCTTCCATTTGCAGCTATTGGAGCAATATTTGCATTATTTATAACAAGACAGCCATTAGGAATTCCGGGACTCATAGGAATGCTTATGTTAATAGGAATAGTTGTAACTAATGCAATAGTGCTTCTGGATAGGGTACAAAACAATAGGAAAAAAGGAATGAAGGTAAGGGAGGCTTTACTTGAAGCAGGTTCCATAAGAATTAGACCTATATTTATGACGGCAATAGCAACGGTAATGGCACTTATGCCGCTTGCAGTAGGTTTTTCTGAAGGAGCAGTAATTTCACAGGGACTTGGCATAGTAGTTATAGGTGGGCTTGTAGTATCTACAATTCTTACACTTATAATAGTTCCGGTAATGTACAGCATTTTAGAGAGAGACTAA
- a CDS encoding alanine/ornithine racemase family PLP-dependent enzyme: MNIDFKYPALQINLDKIYENAKNIVKLCSNNNIKVAGVVKGINAIPEVADEFVKAGVDYMADAKLSNIIKLKEHGINLPMMLIITPMMSEVHNVVKYVDISVNSEIEVLKLLDKESQKQNKKHKVVLMYDVGDLREGIFKRDEFVNLALYVEKNLHNICLYGMGTNVGCYGAIKPTEKNIGELADIASEIEDKIGRKLDMISGGATTCISLLLDNKMPSEINNLRVGEAILLSRDLPDIWGYNMNYMNEDAIKLQAEVIEVQRKPTFPIGERIVDSFGLTREYEDKGIRKRALLAVGRQEYAFEDKLIPLKEGAKIIGGSSNHLIVDVEDCTDEVKVGDILEFEMFYAPMPYLSQSKSVKKILVKDGSVLKECI; this comes from the coding sequence ATGAATATAGATTTTAAATACCCTGCACTGCAAATTAATCTTGATAAAATATATGAAAATGCTAAGAATATAGTAAAACTATGTAGTAACAACAATATAAAAGTTGCTGGAGTTGTAAAGGGAATAAATGCTATACCTGAAGTTGCAGATGAATTTGTAAAAGCAGGAGTAGATTACATGGCTGATGCCAAACTAAGTAATATAATAAAGCTTAAGGAGCACGGAATAAATCTTCCCATGATGCTTATAATAACGCCAATGATGAGCGAAGTTCATAATGTTGTTAAATATGTTGATATAAGCGTAAATTCAGAAATTGAAGTGCTAAAGCTATTAGATAAGGAATCTCAAAAACAAAATAAAAAGCATAAAGTAGTTTTGATGTATGATGTTGGAGATTTAAGAGAAGGAATATTTAAAAGAGACGAATTTGTTAACTTAGCCTTATATGTAGAAAAAAATTTACACAACATATGTTTATATGGCATGGGAACTAATGTAGGCTGCTACGGAGCTATAAAGCCTACAGAAAAAAATATTGGAGAATTGGCTGATATTGCCTCAGAAATAGAGGATAAGATAGGTAGAAAATTAGATATGATTTCAGGTGGAGCAACTACATGTATTTCACTTTTACTTGATAATAAAATGCCTTCAGAAATAAATAATTTAAGAGTTGGAGAAGCTATACTTTTATCGAGAGATTTACCTGATATTTGGGGATATAATATGAATTATATGAATGAAGATGCGATTAAATTGCAGGCTGAAGTTATAGAAGTACAGAGAAAACCTACATTCCCTATAGGTGAAAGAATTGTAGATTCATTTGGGCTTACCCGTGAATACGAGGATAAAGGCATAAGAAAAAGAGCACTTTTAGCTGTTGGAAGACAGGAATATGCTTTTGAAGACAAGCTGATACCATTAAAAGAAGGTGCAAAAATCATCGGCGGAAGTAGTAATCATTTGATTGTTGATGTAGAGGATTGTACTGACGAGGTTAAAGTTGGAGATATTCTTGAATTTGAAATGTTTTACGCTCCAATGCCATATTTAAGTCAAAGTAAGTCTGTTAAAAAGATATTAGTGAAAGATGGAAGCGTTTTAAAAGAATGTATTTAA
- a CDS encoding ABC transporter substrate-binding protein, with translation MNKTIKKIMAVAVMGVISLGILGGCSQSKSTGDDSLQNVKKAGVLKVGLSDDYPPMEFRDSNNKVAGFDVDMVNAIAKKMGVKAQIVTNSYDGIFVALKSKKFDMIQSCVSITNERKGTTLFSEPYIYGGDAIFVKSSDTAIKKPDDLKGKVVGCQAGTTAEEALKKFQGLKETKKYQQTTDAFLDLQNNRIEAVVADPMVGDYYNVKNPGKFKKVKEYMGKEPVGAAFRKSDKALRDAYQKAFDELKKDGTMSKLSKKWFGYDVYAK, from the coding sequence ATGAATAAGACAATTAAAAAAATAATGGCAGTAGCAGTAATGGGAGTAATTAGTTTAGGTATTTTAGGTGGATGTTCACAAAGTAAAAGTACGGGTGATGATTCACTTCAAAATGTGAAGAAAGCGGGAGTTCTTAAAGTAGGACTTTCTGATGATTATCCACCAATGGAATTTAGAGATAGCAATAACAAGGTTGCTGGTTTTGATGTTGACATGGTAAATGCTATAGCTAAAAAAATGGGAGTAAAGGCTCAAATAGTAACTAATTCTTATGATGGTATATTTGTAGCACTTAAGTCAAAGAAATTTGATATGATTCAATCTTGTGTAAGTATAACAAATGAAAGAAAAGGTACAACATTGTTTTCAGAGCCATATATTTATGGAGGAGATGCAATATTTGTAAAGAGCAGTGATACGGCTATAAAGAAACCGGATGATTTAAAAGGAAAAGTAGTTGGATGTCAGGCAGGAACAACAGCTGAAGAAGCATTAAAGAAATTTCAGGGATTAAAAGAAACTAAGAAATATCAACAGACTACTGATGCATTTTTAGATTTACAAAATAATAGAATTGAAGCAGTAGTAGCAGATCCAATGGTAGGAGATTACTATAATGTAAAGAACCCAGGTAAGTTTAAGAAAGTTAAAGAGTACATGGGAAAAGAACCAGTTGGAGCTGCATTTAGAAAATCAGATAAAGCACTTAGAGATGCATACCAAAAAGCTTTTGATGAATTAAAGAAAGACGGAACAATGTCAAAGTTATCTAAGAAATGGTTTGGTTATGACGTTTATGCAAAATAG